The following coding sequences lie in one Oceanicola sp. 502str15 genomic window:
- a CDS encoding glutamine-synthetase adenylyltransferase, giving the protein MEFESRITRLPIAVDETAGQRALEAAGWAGGDMARLLAGAAGSSPYLAGLIARESAWLEEAIASPLDGVVPGLLAEAAAAEGDPSVALRVTKRRTALFTALADLAGVWPLEQVTGALTGLADTAVQLAWRHALQVEAARRKSVLEPEDVDDDLCGIFVLAMGKMGAGELNYSSDIDLIALYDQDRWPERDPHELRSSLVRATRAAAQIVGENTAEGYVFRTDLRLRPDPSVTPVCLSMEAAERYYESLGRTWERAAHIKARVCAGDAAAGAGYLERLRPFIWRKHLDFAAIQDAHDMRLAIREHKGLYGDALEGRDLKLGRGGIREIEFFTQTRQIIAGGRDPELRVRGTVEGLARLAEKGWVGSEEAVQLAQDYRAHRELEHRIQMVNDQQTHALPKDAAGIERVARLAGEGDTAAFRAGLTARLERVAKLAEGFFAPGSKRSPQDGPEWSESAREVIGRWKGYPALRSQRAVELFTRIRPELMAQLGRAPRPEEALLAFDGFLRGLPAGVQIFSLFASNPQLLGLIVDICASAPELAEYLSRNAGVLDAVIGGDFFADWPGVEVLAEALREEMARAGDYEGKLDTARRWAKEWHFRIGVHLLRGHADALVAGEQYALLAEAVLRAVFPVVEAEHAARHGAAPGRGAVVLGMGSLGAGWLNARSDLDLIVIYDSAGVEASEGKRPLTAGAWYARLTKALVTALTALMAEGRLYEVDMRLRPSGNAGPVATSIGAFAAYQREEAWTWEHLALTRARVICGAKALAEEVEAVRCEVLAARRDRARLLGDVAEMRARIFEAKGTGGGLEAKIGPGRMQDIELVAQAAALLAGAPDRRLDPQLAAAGDWLGAAAAERLAETYALMRKVQGCARLLTEGPLEAEALGEGAEALLARETGEPDGPALVARMEEAAAEAAELIETALGSAEGDG; this is encoded by the coding sequence ATGGAGTTTGAATCCCGCATCACCCGCCTGCCCATCGCCGTTGACGAAACCGCCGGCCAGAGGGCGCTTGAGGCCGCAGGCTGGGCCGGGGGCGACATGGCCCGCCTGCTGGCCGGGGCGGCGGGGTCGTCGCCCTATCTCGCCGGGCTCATCGCCCGCGAGAGCGCCTGGCTGGAAGAGGCGATCGCCAGCCCGCTCGACGGGGTGGTGCCCGGGCTGCTGGCGGAGGCCGCCGCTGCCGAGGGCGACCCCTCGGTAGCATTGCGCGTCACCAAGCGGCGCACGGCGCTGTTCACCGCGCTGGCCGACCTCGCCGGGGTCTGGCCGCTGGAACAGGTGACGGGCGCGCTCACGGGGCTGGCCGATACGGCGGTGCAGCTTGCCTGGCGCCATGCGTTGCAAGTCGAGGCTGCGCGGCGCAAGTCGGTGCTGGAGCCGGAGGACGTGGACGATGACCTCTGCGGCATCTTCGTGCTGGCAATGGGCAAGATGGGCGCGGGCGAGTTGAACTACTCCTCCGACATCGACCTCATCGCGCTCTACGATCAGGACCGCTGGCCCGAGCGCGATCCCCATGAGCTGCGCAGCAGCCTCGTGCGGGCCACCCGCGCGGCGGCGCAGATCGTGGGCGAGAACACCGCCGAGGGTTACGTGTTTCGCACCGACCTACGGCTGCGGCCCGACCCTTCGGTCACGCCGGTCTGCCTGTCGATGGAAGCCGCCGAACGCTATTACGAAAGTCTCGGGCGGACATGGGAGCGGGCGGCCCACATCAAGGCACGGGTCTGTGCCGGGGATGCGGCGGCGGGCGCGGGCTATCTGGAGCGGCTGCGGCCCTTCATCTGGCGCAAGCATCTCGACTTTGCCGCCATTCAGGACGCCCACGACATGCGGCTGGCGATCCGCGAGCACAAGGGGCTCTATGGCGACGCGCTGGAGGGGCGCGACCTGAAGCTGGGGCGCGGGGGCATTCGCGAGATCGAGTTCTTCACCCAGACCCGACAGATCATCGCCGGCGGGCGTGACCCCGAGCTGCGGGTGCGCGGCACGGTCGAGGGACTGGCCCGGCTGGCGGAGAAAGGCTGGGTGGGCTCGGAGGAGGCGGTGCAGCTGGCGCAGGACTACCGGGCGCACCGCGAGCTGGAGCACCGCATCCAGATGGTCAACGACCAGCAGACCCATGCGCTGCCCAAGGACGCCGCCGGGATCGAGCGGGTGGCGCGGCTGGCGGGCGAGGGCGACACGGCGGCGTTTCGCGCGGGGCTGACGGCGCGACTCGAGCGGGTGGCGAAGCTGGCCGAGGGCTTCTTTGCGCCCGGCAGCAAGCGCAGCCCGCAGGACGGGCCGGAGTGGAGCGAGAGCGCCCGCGAGGTCATCGGCCGCTGGAAGGGCTACCCGGCGCTGCGCTCGCAGCGTGCGGTCGAGCTCTTCACCCGTATCCGCCCCGAGCTGATGGCCCAGCTCGGCCGGGCACCGCGCCCGGAAGAGGCCCTGCTGGCCTTCGACGGTTTCCTGCGCGGACTTCCGGCGGGGGTGCAGATCTTTTCGCTCTTCGCCTCCAATCCGCAGCTCCTCGGGCTGATCGTCGACATCTGCGCCAGCGCCCCGGAACTGGCGGAATACCTCAGTCGGAACGCGGGCGTGCTGGATGCGGTGATCGGCGGCGATTTCTTTGCCGACTGGCCGGGCGTCGAGGTGCTGGCCGAGGCGCTGCGAGAGGAGATGGCGCGGGCGGGGGATTACGAGGGCAAGCTCGACACCGCCCGCCGCTGGGCCAAGGAATGGCACTTCAGGATCGGCGTGCACTTGCTGCGTGGCCATGCCGATGCGCTGGTGGCGGGCGAGCAATATGCACTGCTGGCGGAGGCGGTGCTGCGTGCGGTCTTCCCGGTGGTGGAGGCCGAACATGCCGCGCGCCACGGCGCGGCGCCGGGGCGCGGGGCGGTGGTGCTGGGCATGGGCTCGCTCGGGGCGGGTTGGCTCAATGCGCGCTCCGACCTCGACCTGATCGTGATCTACGATTCCGCCGGCGTGGAGGCGAGCGAGGGCAAGCGTCCGCTGACGGCCGGGGCGTGGTATGCGCGGCTGACCAAGGCGCTGGTGACGGCGCTGACCGCGCTGATGGCCGAGGGGCGTCTCTATGAGGTCGACATGCGGCTGCGGCCCTCGGGCAATGCCGGGCCGGTTGCCACCTCGATCGGGGCCTTCGCCGCCTATCAGCGCGAGGAGGCCTGGACATGGGAGCACCTCGCGCTGACGCGGGCGCGGGTGATCTGCGGCGCAAAGGCGCTGGCCGAGGAGGTGGAGGCGGTGCGCTGCGAGGTGCTGGCCGCCCGGCGCGACCGCGCCAGGTTGCTGGGCGACGTGGCCGAGATGCGGGCGCGGATCTTCGAGGCCAAGGGCACCGGCGGCGGGCTGGAAGCCAAGATCGGCCCGGGGCGGATGCAGGATATCGAGCTGGTGGCCCAGGCCGCCGCGCTGCTGGCGGGCGCGCCCGACCGCAGGCTCGACCCGCAGCTTGCCGCCGCCGGTGACTGGTTGGGGGCCGCGGCGGCCGAACGGCTTGCCGAGACCTATGCGCTGATGCGAAAGGTGCAGGGCTGCGCCCGGCTCCTGACCGAGGGTCCGCTGGAGGCGGAGGCTCTGGGAGAGGGTGCCGAGGCGCTGCTGGCACGCGAGACCGGCGAACCCGACGGACCGGCCCTGGTGGCCCGGATGGAAGAGGCCGCCGCCGAGGCGGCGGAGTTGATAGAAACCGCGCTAGGCAGCGCAGAAGGGGACGGCTGA
- a CDS encoding arginyltransferase: protein MRHTLPIAPQFYVTAPQPCPYLDGRMERKLFTALQGEGAEKLNDTLSQQGFRRSQNVLYRPSCADCSACMSARIRVADFVPTKSQRRVTRRNTLLTRKANSPWATEEQYALFRRYLDQRHADGGMADMDIFEFAAMIEETPVKSRVVEYHLPAGAEGNQTGEEQLVAVCLTDVLEDGVSLVYSFFEPTMEKHSLGRYIILDHIDIAREAGLPYVYLGYWVPGSPKMGYKASYGALEIYKNGAWRELGNPETHRQDMHPLSVDPIAEQVARIRLPDSRPATRRASGQD from the coding sequence TTGCGCCACACCCTTCCTATCGCGCCCCAATTCTACGTGACGGCCCCCCAACCCTGCCCCTACCTCGACGGGCGGATGGAGCGGAAGCTGTTCACCGCGTTGCAGGGCGAAGGCGCCGAAAAGCTGAATGACACGCTCTCGCAGCAAGGCTTCCGCCGCAGCCAGAACGTGCTCTACCGCCCCTCCTGCGCCGATTGCTCGGCCTGCATGTCGGCCCGCATCCGGGTGGCCGATTTCGTGCCCACGAAGAGCCAGCGCCGGGTGACGCGGCGCAACACCCTGCTCACCCGCAAGGCCAATTCGCCCTGGGCGACCGAGGAGCAATACGCGCTCTTCCGCCGCTACCTCGACCAGCGCCACGCCGATGGCGGCATGGCCGACATGGATATCTTCGAGTTTGCCGCGATGATCGAGGAAACCCCGGTGAAGAGCCGGGTGGTCGAGTATCACCTGCCCGCCGGGGCCGAGGGCAACCAGACCGGCGAGGAACAGCTTGTCGCGGTCTGCCTGACCGACGTGCTCGAGGACGGGGTGAGCCTTGTCTATTCCTTCTTCGAGCCGACGATGGAGAAGCACTCGCTCGGGCGCTACATCATCCTCGATCACATCGACATCGCCCGCGAGGCGGGCCTGCCCTATGTCTACCTCGGCTACTGGGTGCCGGGCTCGCCCAAGATGGGCTACAAGGCCAGCTACGGCGCGCTCGAGATCTACAAGAACGGCGCGTGGCGCGAACTCGGCAACCCCGAGACCCACCGGCAGGACATGCACCCGCTCTCGGTCGACCCGATCGCCGAGCAGGTCGCCCGCATCCGCCTGCCCGACAGCCGCCCCGCCACCCGCCGCGCCAGCGGGCAGGACTGA
- a CDS encoding calcium/sodium antiporter yields the protein MLLLSLAAGLALLILGGELLLRGAVALSLRLGLSPLFIGLTVVGFGTSTPELFTSLQATFSGAPDIALGNVIGSNIANALLILGAAALMAPMAVRRAALYRDGIAVMLATLACTGLALTGSFTPLSGVLLLAGLAAYLLLAWKTESAEAPEPLPQALPPLAALALTAGGIALTLLGARFLVSGAVELATTLGVSEAVIGLTIVAVGTSLPELVTSIMAARKGQPELALGNVLGSNIYNILGILGATALLSPAPLDASAMVPDALAMLAATTLMLVLATTGWRITRTEGGLLLAPYAAYLIWLIPA from the coding sequence ATGCTTCTGCTTTCCCTGGCCGCCGGCCTTGCCCTGCTGATCCTCGGCGGCGAGCTTCTGCTGCGCGGCGCTGTCGCGCTCTCGCTCCGGCTCGGCCTGTCGCCGCTTTTCATCGGGCTGACCGTGGTCGGTTTCGGTACCTCCACGCCCGAACTCTTCACCTCCTTGCAGGCCACCTTCTCCGGCGCGCCCGATATCGCGCTGGGCAATGTCATCGGCTCGAACATCGCCAATGCCCTGCTTATCCTCGGCGCCGCCGCGCTGATGGCCCCCATGGCGGTGCGCCGCGCCGCGCTCTATCGCGACGGGATCGCGGTGATGCTGGCCACCCTCGCCTGCACCGGGCTGGCCCTGACCGGCAGCTTCACGCCGCTCTCGGGCGTGCTTCTGCTCGCGGGCCTCGCCGCCTACCTGCTGCTCGCATGGAAGACCGAATCCGCCGAGGCTCCCGAGCCGCTGCCTCAGGCCCTGCCCCCGCTCGCGGCACTGGCCCTCACCGCAGGCGGCATTGCGCTCACCCTCCTTGGCGCGCGCTTCCTTGTCTCGGGCGCGGTGGAACTCGCCACAACCCTCGGCGTCTCCGAGGCGGTGATCGGGCTGACCATCGTGGCCGTGGGCACCTCGCTGCCCGAGCTGGTCACCTCGATCATGGCCGCCCGCAAGGGCCAGCCCGAGCTGGCGCTGGGCAACGTGCTCGGCTCCAACATCTACAACATCCTCGGCATTCTGGGCGCCACCGCCCTGCTCAGCCCCGCCCCGCTCGATGCCTCGGCGATGGTGCCCGATGCGCTGGCGATGCTGGCGGCCACCACGTTGATGTTGGTGCTCGCCACCACCGGCTGGCGGATCACCCGCACCGAGGGCGGGCTGCTGCTGGCGCCCTACGCGGCCTATCTGATCTGGCTGATCCCGGCCTAG
- the eda gene encoding bifunctional 4-hydroxy-2-oxoglutarate aldolase/2-dehydro-3-deoxy-phosphogluconate aldolase produces the protein MTPAEASQKTKEICALAPVVPVLVVDDAAHAAPLARALVAGGLPALEVTLRTPAALDVIREMAQVEGGVVGAGTLLTPADVKAAVAAGAKFGVSPGATDTILKACEDEGLPLLPGAATASEAMRLLERGYTAMKFFPAEASGGAPALKAIGAPIPQISFCPTGGVSLKNAHDYLGLSNVMCVGGSWVAPKDKVLSGDWDGIESLAREAAQLKG, from the coding sequence ATGACCCCGGCAGAAGCCTCCCAGAAGACAAAAGAAATCTGCGCCCTCGCCCCGGTCGTCCCGGTGCTGGTGGTCGATGACGCGGCCCATGCCGCGCCGCTGGCCCGCGCGCTGGTGGCGGGCGGGCTGCCCGCGCTGGAAGTGACCCTGCGCACCCCCGCCGCGCTCGACGTGATCCGCGAAATGGCGCAGGTCGAAGGTGGCGTGGTCGGTGCAGGCACCCTGCTCACCCCGGCAGACGTAAAGGCCGCTGTCGCCGCCGGTGCCAAGTTCGGCGTCTCTCCCGGCGCGACCGACACCATCCTGAAAGCCTGCGAAGACGAGGGCCTGCCCCTCCTGCCCGGCGCCGCCACCGCCTCCGAGGCGATGCGCCTGCTCGAGCGCGGCTATACGGCGATGAAGTTCTTCCCCGCCGAAGCCTCCGGCGGCGCGCCCGCGCTCAAGGCCATCGGCGCCCCGATCCCGCAGATCAGCTTCTGCCCGACCGGCGGCGTCAGCCTGAAGAACGCTCATGACTACCTGGGCCTGTCCAACGTCATGTGCGTCGGCGGCTCCTGGGTCGCCCCCAAGGACAAGGTGCTCTCGGGCGATTGGGACGGGATCGAAAGCCTCGCCCGCGAGGCCGCTCAACTCAAGGGCTGA
- a CDS encoding TRAP transporter large permease subunit: MIFGLDGVEIGLLIVLLCLFGGILSGFPVAFAIGGAGLIAFGIIALLDAQGVLIHQAIDTGSDAYRDILASGVHRDDVSVFRYPELPRVEESLFPGGWEQAINRNLSFVVNRMNERVFAGQSIETLLAVLMFVMMGIVLERSKIAEDLLTTMAKVFGPLPGGLAVSVVVVGAFLAASTGIVGATVVTMGLLSLPTMLRSGYSPELSTGVIAASGTLGQIIPPSIVIVLLGTLAGDLYSTAQEARAQTVGCSDALTLLGRPAVVSVGTLFQAAMLPGVMLAALYALYAFGYAVVNPSKAPAVQLEASTGGQVITRREGLTWFLALPVVLIGGAVILGQVGVIGSQVVRAVQTETHGVEGGILRTNVSEQCQAAMIELHGQARWDASVEARAAGAAAVAAAEEADAAALEAGESVEEAAPVPNAPPIGTGVATLAVLFGLTLLVARGVAPTASPVPLLIGAGGIVVMLLADALLIHSGMSSAETLVILLIPIIVVLWSMRHAAGRLAQNELIRVVFPPLVLIVAVLGSILGGITNPTPAAALGAAGAIMLAAYRKLREEGGSGQVILIAAYATILMILAGMNFDLRINQETVRPVTWIAFLVAYSAYMVAFFGVLYGVWVLYRGAVMTPVVRETAKVTSMVFTILIGSQLLNLVVISFGGEHYIQQFLKSFDSEFKVFLIVMLVMFILGFVLDFLEIIYIVVPIVGPVIYGGTMDPKWVTIMIAVNLQTSFLTPPFGFALFYLRGVAPPQVTTGHIYRGVAPFVLIQVVGLGLLWVFPGIVSIIPDLIPN; the protein is encoded by the coding sequence ATGATTTTCGGACTAGATGGCGTCGAGATCGGCCTGCTGATCGTTCTGCTTTGCCTGTTTGGCGGCATTCTCTCGGGGTTCCCGGTGGCCTTTGCCATCGGTGGCGCCGGGCTCATAGCCTTCGGGATCATCGCGCTGCTCGATGCGCAGGGTGTGCTGATACACCAGGCCATCGACACAGGCTCCGATGCCTATAGGGACATTTTGGCGAGCGGGGTCCATCGGGACGATGTGAGCGTCTTCCGATACCCGGAATTGCCGAGGGTCGAGGAATCGCTGTTTCCGGGCGGCTGGGAGCAGGCGATCAACCGGAACCTGTCGTTTGTCGTCAACCGTATGAACGAGCGGGTCTTTGCGGGCCAGTCCATCGAGACGCTGCTTGCGGTGCTGATGTTCGTGATGATGGGCATCGTGCTTGAGCGCTCCAAGATCGCCGAGGATCTGCTGACCACGATGGCCAAGGTCTTCGGCCCGCTGCCGGGCGGCCTTGCCGTTTCGGTCGTGGTCGTGGGCGCTTTCCTCGCCGCCTCCACCGGCATCGTCGGCGCGACGGTGGTGACGATGGGCCTGCTGAGCCTGCCCACCATGCTGCGCAGCGGCTACAGCCCCGAGCTCTCGACCGGGGTGATCGCAGCCTCGGGCACGCTGGGGCAGATCATTCCGCCCTCGATCGTGATCGTTCTGCTCGGCACGCTGGCGGGCGATCTCTACTCGACGGCGCAGGAAGCGCGGGCCCAAACGGTGGGCTGCTCGGATGCGCTGACCCTGCTGGGGCGGCCTGCGGTGGTGTCGGTCGGCACGCTGTTTCAGGCGGCGATGCTGCCCGGCGTGATGCTGGCGGCGCTCTATGCGCTCTATGCCTTCGGCTACGCGGTGGTGAACCCCTCCAAGGCGCCGGCGGTGCAGCTTGAAGCCTCCACCGGTGGCCAGGTGATCACCCGCCGCGAAGGGCTGACATGGTTCCTCGCGCTTCCGGTCGTGCTGATCGGCGGCGCGGTGATCCTGGGGCAGGTCGGCGTGATCGGCAGCCAGGTGGTGCGGGCAGTGCAGACCGAGACCCATGGGGTCGAGGGCGGGATCCTGCGCACCAATGTCAGCGAGCAGTGCCAGGCGGCGATGATCGAGCTTCACGGGCAGGCCCGCTGGGATGCCTCTGTCGAGGCGCGCGCCGCCGGTGCGGCTGCGGTGGCTGCCGCCGAAGAGGCCGATGCGGCCGCGCTGGAAGCCGGCGAGTCGGTGGAAGAGGCCGCCCCGGTGCCCAACGCCCCGCCGATCGGAACCGGCGTGGCAACCCTCGCGGTGCTCTTCGGGCTGACCCTGCTGGTCGCCCGTGGGGTGGCGCCCACGGCCAGCCCGGTTCCGCTGCTGATCGGGGCGGGCGGCATCGTGGTGATGCTGCTGGCCGATGCGCTGCTGATCCACTCGGGCATGTCGTCGGCCGAGACGCTGGTGATCCTGCTCATTCCGATCATCGTCGTGCTCTGGTCGATGCGCCATGCCGCCGGGCGGCTGGCGCAGAACGAGCTGATCCGGGTGGTGTTTCCGCCGCTGGTGCTGATCGTGGCCGTGCTCGGCTCGATCCTCGGGGGCATCACCAACCCCACGCCCGCCGCCGCACTCGGCGCGGCCGGGGCGATCATGCTGGCGGCCTACCGCAAGCTGCGCGAAGAGGGCGGCTCGGGGCAGGTAATCCTGATCGCGGCCTATGCCACGATCCTGATGATCCTCGCGGGCATGAACTTCGACCTGCGGATCAACCAGGAGACCGTGCGTCCGGTGACGTGGATCGCCTTCCTCGTGGCCTACTCGGCCTACATGGTGGCCTTCTTCGGCGTGCTCTACGGGGTCTGGGTGCTCTATCGCGGCGCGGTGATGACACCGGTGGTACGGGAGACGGCGAAGGTGACGAGCATGGTCTTCACCATCCTCATCGGCTCGCAGCTCCTGAACCTGGTGGTCATCAGCTTTGGCGGCGAGCATTACATCCAGCAGTTCCTCAAGAGCTTCGACAGCGAGTTCAAGGTCTTCCTGATCGTGATGCTGGTGATGTTCATCCTCGGCTTCGTGCTCGACTTCCTCGAGATCATCTACATCGTGGTGCCGATCGTGGGGCCGGTGATCTATGGCGGCACGATGGACCCGAAGTGGGTGACGATCATGATCGCGGTGAATCTCCAGACCAGCTTCCTCACGCCGCCCTTCGGCTTTGCGCTGTTCTATCTGCGGGGCGTCGCGCCGCCGCAGGTGACGACTGGCCATATCTACCGCGGGGTTGCCCCCTTCGTGCTGATCCAGGTGGTCGGGCTGGGGCTGCTCTGGGTCTTCCCGGGGATCGTCTCGATCATCCCCGACCTGATCCCGAACTGA
- a CDS encoding RDD family protein — MDYDHQAPLPDPELNPEFYADTPAKRFFAWLVDGVLIFLVTLAVLPFTAFTGIFFYPLLWLVISFAYRTVTLASGSATWGMRLMSLEMRTHRGERFGLGEAFIHTLVYSFAISTFFVQAISIVLMLATPRRQSLGDHLLGSVALNRAAARR, encoded by the coding sequence ATGGACTATGACCACCAAGCCCCCCTGCCCGACCCGGAGCTGAACCCCGAGTTCTACGCCGACACGCCCGCCAAGCGGTTCTTTGCCTGGCTGGTCGACGGGGTGCTGATCTTTCTGGTCACGCTGGCCGTGCTGCCCTTCACCGCCTTCACCGGCATCTTCTTCTACCCGCTGCTCTGGCTGGTGATATCCTTCGCCTATCGCACCGTGACCCTCGCCTCCGGCTCCGCCACATGGGGCATGCGGCTGATGTCGCTCGAGATGCGCACTCACAGGGGCGAGCGCTTCGGGCTGGGCGAGGCCTTCATCCACACGCTGGTCTATTCCTTCGCCATCTCCACCTTCTTCGTGCAGGCGATTTCCATCGTGCTGATGCTCGCCACCCCGCGCCGCCAGAGTCTGGGCGATCATCTTCTGGGCAGCGTCGCCCTCAATCGCGCCGCCGCCCGCCGCTGA
- a CDS encoding TRAP transporter small permease subunit, with amino-acid sequence MGTALVWLITQIGMGFYNIAYAVTHPGLWLDWTNTESLMRFIYYGASVELFFAVFDIFLVITIIGFIFPRFMWSCVRGLEWFANGIGRLVAWVGLLMVLQQVMVVFLQSVFRFGEITIAPFGFGFTQSVSWFGEELKFYNAMVVALCVTYAFVQGSHVRVDLVYAVVRYRTRKVIDMFGSLFFMVPVAVLTWLYAWFFLWRSLITPKVSASEGLDLLMRKSKIVKWNVETIGFSPNGFNAYFLFKILMVAFCGLVLLQAVAFFYRSYREFLEGPESDGKYLDKDTLGEGEEAYEGTH; translated from the coding sequence ATGGGGACCGCGCTCGTTTGGCTCATCACCCAGATCGGGATGGGCTTTTACAACATCGCATATGCGGTGACGCATCCGGGACTCTGGTTGGATTGGACCAACACGGAAAGCCTGATGCGCTTCATCTACTACGGCGCCTCGGTCGAGTTGTTCTTTGCAGTCTTCGACATCTTCCTGGTCATCACCATCATCGGCTTCATCTTTCCGCGGTTCATGTGGAGTTGCGTGCGCGGGCTGGAATGGTTTGCCAACGGCATCGGCCGGCTGGTGGCCTGGGTCGGCCTGTTGATGGTGCTCCAGCAGGTGATGGTCGTGTTCCTGCAATCGGTGTTCCGCTTCGGCGAGATCACCATTGCGCCCTTCGGCTTCGGCTTCACCCAATCGGTGAGCTGGTTCGGCGAAGAGTTGAAATTCTACAACGCCATGGTGGTCGCGCTCTGCGTCACCTACGCCTTCGTGCAGGGCAGTCACGTGCGGGTGGACCTTGTCTACGCCGTGGTGCGCTACCGCACCCGCAAGGTGATCGACATGTTCGGCAGCCTGTTCTTCATGGTGCCGGTGGCCGTGCTCACGTGGCTCTACGCCTGGTTCTTCCTCTGGCGCTCGCTCATCACGCCCAAGGTCAGCGCCTCCGAAGGGCTCGACCTGCTGATGCGCAAGAGCAAGATCGTGAAGTGGAACGTCGAGACCATCGGCTTCTCGCCCAACGGCTTCAACGCCTACTTCCTCTTCAAGATCCTCATGGTCGCCTTCTGCGGGCTGGTGCTGCTTCAGGCGGTCGCCTTCTTCTACCGCAGCTACCGCGAGTTCTTGGAGGGGCCGGAGAGCGACGGCAAGTATCTGGATAAAGACACTCTCGGCGAGGGTGAAGAAGCCTACGAAGGCACACACTAG
- a CDS encoding YbaK/EbsC family protein: protein MSKSLKRVRAALLAAALPDTICEMPESTRTAAEAAAAAGCEIDQITKSILFAGEESGALLLFLTAGGNQVDPAKASAAAGEPLARADAGQVRAVTGFAIGGVAPIGHLTPPRAFLDPRLLDFAEVWAAAGTPRHIFSIAPQDMARLAGAETVAFTA from the coding sequence ATGTCGAAATCCCTCAAGCGCGTCCGCGCCGCCCTGCTCGCCGCGGCGCTGCCCGACACGATCTGTGAAATGCCCGAAAGCACCCGCACCGCCGCCGAGGCCGCCGCGGCGGCGGGCTGCGAGATCGACCAGATCACCAAGTCGATCCTCTTTGCAGGCGAAGAGAGCGGCGCGCTGCTGCTGTTCCTGACCGCAGGCGGCAACCAGGTCGACCCGGCCAAGGCAAGCGCCGCCGCCGGGGAGCCGCTCGCCCGCGCCGATGCCGGGCAGGTCCGCGCCGTGACCGGCTTTGCCATCGGCGGCGTCGCCCCCATCGGCCACCTCACCCCGCCCCGCGCCTTCCTCGACCCGCGCCTGCTGGACTTCGCCGAGGTCTGGGCCGCCGCGGGCACCCCGCGCCATATCTTCTCGATCGCCCCGCAGGACATGGCCCGCCTCGCCGGGGCCGAGACGGTGGCCTTTACCGCGTGA
- a CDS encoding DUF2852 domain-containing protein has translation MNTAQTATVTPQPGLLARAEGWLDERGKGAWIAAMVLGFIFFWPLGLALLAYMIWSKRMFSGKCAHRRSHHHETHRMNRRHGFRSSGNTAFDAYKAETLRRLEDEQGAFESFLERLRAAKDKEEFDAFMDDRATAARGDSKGSDESAEPELNEPR, from the coding sequence ATGAACACCGCCCAAACCGCCACCGTCACGCCCCAGCCCGGATTGCTGGCCCGTGCCGAAGGCTGGCTGGACGAGCGTGGCAAGGGAGCCTGGATCGCAGCCATGGTGCTGGGGTTCATCTTCTTCTGGCCCCTCGGTCTCGCCCTTCTCGCCTACATGATCTGGAGCAAACGCATGTTTTCCGGCAAATGCGCCCACCGGCGCTCGCACCACCACGAAACCCACCGGATGAACCGTCGCCATGGCTTCCGCTCTTCCGGCAACACCGCCTTCGACGCCTACAAGGCCGAAACCCTGCGCCGCCTCGAAGACGAGCAGGGCGCCTTCGAAAGCTTCCTCGAACGCCTCCGGGCCGCCAAGGACAAGGAAGAGTTCGATGCCTTCATGGATGACCGCGCCACCGCTGCGCGCGGCGACAGCAAAGGCAGCGACGAAAGCGCCGAACCCGAGCTGAACGAGCCGCGCTAA